A single Paenibacillus sp. FSL R5-0517 DNA region contains:
- a CDS encoding GNAT family protein: MKELPIVDGELVLRCVEKKDLKELYELIYCDDAPEWKQWDAPYYPLKHESYESFEQGMLKRLDVDASDSKPVSIRIIESDRQIVGTISYYIEDELSMWLEMGIVIYRSAQWGRGVGTRSLVMWSSHLFEHLPLVRVGLTTWSGNERMMRAAVKAGLQVEGRMRKCRIVRGEYYDSIRMGMLREEWEQKLAPHTSRNVNN, translated from the coding sequence ATGAAAGAACTACCCATCGTGGATGGTGAACTTGTTCTCCGGTGTGTGGAGAAAAAGGATCTGAAAGAACTCTATGAATTGATCTACTGTGATGACGCACCTGAATGGAAGCAATGGGATGCACCTTATTACCCACTTAAACACGAAAGTTATGAAAGTTTCGAACAAGGTATGCTCAAACGATTGGACGTTGATGCAAGTGATTCCAAACCGGTATCGATCCGTATCATTGAATCCGACAGACAAATTGTGGGCACGATCAGCTATTATATAGAAGATGAGTTATCCATGTGGCTGGAAATGGGGATTGTAATATACAGATCTGCCCAGTGGGGACGCGGGGTTGGTACACGTTCACTTGTCATGTGGTCAAGTCATTTGTTCGAACATCTTCCTTTGGTTCGCGTTGGACTGACTACTTGGTCTGGTAATGAACGAATGATGCGTGCGGCCGTAAAAGCCGGATTACAGGTGGAAGGGCGAATGCGGAAGTGTCGTATCGTTCGTGGGGAGTACTATGATTCAATTCGTATGGGAATGCTCCGTGAGGAGTGGGAGCAGAAGCTGGCTCCTCATACGAGCCGAAATGTAAACAACTGA
- a CDS encoding ATP-binding protein, which yields MSTENGEIQRLRRTIEQLSDQMIRSKEQEERILAEFSDMNNELVTLQRLLAKNNNSLEAARQQAVDAGESKNAFIAGISHDFRTPLNGILGMAEMLKLSPLSEEQETSVSVIQDAAKLLLKLIQDLLDLSKLEAGQMRLERGEVDLQETINYIVRLLEPQVRKNGNRLSVDCDPCISNLLEGDSTRITQILINLIQNANKFTSEGSVQIRVTLSKDDVNKQLIRFEVEDTGIGISEEDQTQLFQPYVQTERGRSREYEGTGLGLSICRSLVILMEGEIGVESQEGEGSTFWFELALGKKHVNQAVNESATSTPEYQREAMHDETASVSVLLADDNVINRQLVMLQLKKLGITQVDSVVNGEEAVAAFHSKTYSLILMDYMMPLMDGLEATRQIRSIEMDEMRHPTPIIAMTGNVMQGEKDKCMEAGMNDFIGKPFTLEVLSKMIQKWQQSSEATEVLNMSIVHEIAELNTDGDRTLLGMLLDMYRTETPGKIEVLRRNIVSGDHVAATEVAHDLKSGSLSLGIRYLSTLFAQIEQFAKEGQSRKAEPLLDALLPAYQAACASLQRVSKD from the coding sequence ATGTCTACTGAGAACGGAGAGATACAGAGGCTGCGCAGAACGATTGAGCAGTTATCGGATCAGATGATTCGGAGCAAAGAGCAAGAGGAACGGATACTCGCGGAGTTCTCGGATATGAATAATGAACTGGTAACACTCCAGCGTCTGCTTGCGAAGAACAATAATAGTCTTGAAGCTGCACGTCAGCAAGCAGTAGATGCAGGGGAATCCAAAAACGCATTTATTGCAGGCATCAGTCATGATTTTCGCACGCCATTAAATGGCATATTGGGGATGGCTGAGATGCTTAAGCTGTCCCCCTTGTCTGAAGAACAGGAGACTTCGGTTTCCGTTATACAGGATGCTGCCAAACTGCTACTTAAGTTGATTCAGGATCTTCTGGATCTATCCAAACTTGAGGCGGGTCAGATGCGGCTTGAACGGGGAGAAGTGGATCTGCAAGAGACGATAAATTATATTGTTCGTTTGCTTGAACCCCAAGTCAGAAAGAACGGCAATCGGTTATCAGTAGACTGTGACCCCTGCATCTCCAATCTTCTTGAAGGGGATTCAACGAGGATTACGCAGATATTGATCAATCTCATTCAAAATGCGAACAAATTCACATCAGAAGGCTCTGTACAGATACGAGTCACTCTTAGTAAGGATGATGTGAACAAGCAACTCATTCGATTTGAAGTTGAAGATACAGGGATTGGTATTTCGGAAGAAGATCAGACCCAGTTATTTCAACCCTATGTGCAGACAGAACGAGGACGCTCGAGAGAGTATGAAGGGACAGGACTCGGATTATCCATTTGCAGATCACTCGTTATTCTAATGGAAGGTGAGATTGGAGTAGAGAGTCAGGAGGGTGAAGGATCAACATTCTGGTTCGAACTTGCACTTGGCAAAAAACACGTTAATCAGGCCGTGAATGAGTCTGCTACATCCACTCCAGAGTATCAGAGGGAGGCTATGCATGATGAAACTGCTTCTGTATCCGTATTACTGGCCGATGATAATGTCATCAACCGGCAGCTTGTTATGCTGCAGCTCAAAAAGCTGGGAATAACCCAAGTGGATTCTGTAGTGAATGGGGAAGAGGCCGTTGCAGCTTTTCACAGCAAAACATACAGTTTGATTCTCATGGATTATATGATGCCATTAATGGATGGTTTGGAAGCAACACGCCAAATCCGCTCCATAGAAATGGATGAAATGCGCCATCCCACACCCATCATTGCAATGACAGGTAATGTTATGCAGGGAGAGAAAGACAAGTGTATGGAAGCCGGGATGAACGACTTTATTGGCAAACCCTTCACGCTGGAAGTGCTGAGTAAGATGATCCAGAAGTGGCAGCAATCCTCCGAAGCGACAGAGGTACTGAATATGAGCATCGTGCATGAGATTGCGGAATTAAACACCGATGGCGATCGCACACTCCTTGGCATGTTGTTGGACATGTATCGTACCGAAACACCTGGCAAAATTGAGGTGCTGCGCAGAAATATTGTGTCTGGCGACCATGTTGCTGCTACTGAAGTAGCCCATGATCTGAAATCAGGGAGTCTGAGTCTGGGGATTCGTTATTTATCAACTTTGTTTGCCCAGATAGAGCAGTTCGCGAAGGAAGGTCAATCACGGAAAGCAGAACCTTTGCTGGATGCTTTGTTACCTGCCTACCAAGCCGCCTGTGCGTCACTGCAACGAGTAAGTAAAGATTGA
- a CDS encoding cobalamin-dependent protein (Presence of a B(12) (cobalamin)-binding domain implies dependence on cobalamin itself, in one of its several forms, or in some unusual lineages, dependence on a cobalamin-like analog.), whose translation MSYQEAGERLLQESGNLADKITEKQYLRQPDLLERFGENGKMRTKQDSQYSLNYLAESALLQSPGLFTHYIAWLKVLLEGYKVSQEDLAINLNLIKEALEEEFDHPSKALLLDYLEMGIYRTTQMESQAGYINESMPYGDAAQSYLQCLLENKRKEAFEIIEAQLEAGVTIRDIYRYIFQPTQYEVGRLWQNHQISVGQEHFCTAATQSFISRLYSRWLTHAGEGKRLVATCVGSEQHEIGLRMLTDVFEMEGWDTHYLGANVPNGSVVEAIERHQGDVVAISVTMTYHLHLAKELIQLIRHHPATAHVKIMVGGYPFNIDQDLWKTIGADGYAPGADEAVAVAEQLLAQPATCNHLDMVRD comes from the coding sequence ATGAGTTATCAAGAAGCAGGAGAACGTTTACTCCAGGAATCGGGAAACTTAGCGGATAAAATAACGGAGAAACAGTATCTTAGACAGCCCGATTTACTTGAGCGATTTGGTGAGAACGGAAAAATGCGAACCAAACAGGATTCTCAGTATAGCTTGAACTATTTGGCAGAAAGTGCGCTCTTACAGAGTCCAGGCCTGTTTACTCATTATATTGCCTGGCTGAAAGTTCTACTTGAAGGTTACAAGGTATCACAAGAAGACCTGGCGATTAATCTCAACCTGATTAAAGAGGCATTGGAAGAAGAATTTGACCATCCGTCAAAGGCACTTCTGCTCGATTATCTGGAGATGGGAATATATAGAACGACACAAATGGAGTCACAGGCGGGTTATATTAACGAATCCATGCCATATGGAGATGCTGCGCAATCATACTTGCAGTGTTTACTTGAGAATAAACGGAAAGAAGCCTTCGAGATCATTGAAGCTCAGTTAGAAGCTGGGGTGACGATTCGTGACATTTATCGATATATTTTTCAGCCTACCCAATATGAAGTCGGACGATTGTGGCAGAATCATCAGATCAGTGTGGGGCAAGAGCACTTTTGTACGGCAGCGACCCAATCATTCATCTCACGTCTCTATTCTCGCTGGTTGACTCATGCGGGTGAGGGTAAAAGGCTGGTTGCCACCTGTGTAGGCAGTGAACAACATGAGATCGGACTGCGTATGCTCACAGATGTGTTCGAGATGGAAGGCTGGGATACGCACTATCTGGGAGCCAATGTTCCTAATGGAAGTGTAGTCGAGGCTATAGAGCGCCATCAGGGTGATGTTGTTGCGATTTCAGTTACGATGACGTATCACCTTCATCTGGCCAAAGAATTGATTCAACTGATTCGTCATCATCCGGCAACGGCACATGTGAAGATTATGGTCGGGGGATATCCTTTTAACATTGATCAGGATTTGTGGAAAACGATAGGAGCCGACGGTTATGCTCCGGGAGCCGATGAAGCAGTTGCGGTTGCAGAACAATTATTGGCTCAGCCAGCTACATGCAATCATCTGGATATGGTTAGGGATTAG
- a CDS encoding methyl-accepting chemotaxis protein, whose amino-acid sequence MSFFSKNLLLSFTNIIIIGVALIASSYYFQKTVLVDQLHGQVEQITKKWAEDINPAEVQAAIAEGSYDGAAQTKLRAYFDEMQEYYPNIAQAYIFGVELGGDNKRLTSLVAMPTNLREAFQSENVNIGDMYEQPVVVANALKEMLNTDRPTFTTFYSDDFGTWTTIAYPIKDSNGKIFSYFAIDADASAVPAGLNSLLKNGIIILVAFLLLFLIIQYLVVKNTLSPIRHLIKGIDDVSRGNLNVNIPTGKDDLGLVNEKFNTMVRKINDTIVKVQITSQEVNQSAKELYEVSERNSDNADSINNNVTQITSNIRSQEQATRDSARAMSEMATVIQTIATSSASVADEAYEMERRSQQGNSVVRQVSEQMNLITESVKNTASAIEVLESRSQEIGDILNIISGISSQTNLLALNASIEAARVGEEGRGFAVVAGEVRKLAEQSEQATSQVGVLIQEIQAGIKQAVRAMEQGTSEVDTGLSVADQTGQLFEDILEAAKKVSNQIQEVSSATEEISAGTEEMTATAEDLSSSVSKTANSSEQISSSVDEQKASLITLVDSSTRLNSMSEELQELISHFNVSKQ is encoded by the coding sequence ATGTCGTTTTTCTCCAAAAATTTGTTACTCTCATTTACCAATATCATTATCATCGGGGTAGCACTTATCGCAAGCAGTTACTATTTTCAAAAAACAGTTCTTGTTGATCAACTGCATGGACAGGTGGAACAAATCACCAAAAAATGGGCTGAAGATATCAATCCCGCCGAGGTACAAGCTGCTATTGCGGAAGGCAGCTATGATGGAGCAGCACAAACGAAATTACGAGCGTATTTTGATGAAATGCAAGAATATTATCCTAACATTGCACAAGCCTACATCTTCGGTGTTGAGCTCGGTGGCGATAACAAGAGATTAACTTCCCTTGTAGCGATGCCGACCAACCTAAGAGAGGCTTTTCAAAGTGAGAACGTAAATATAGGTGACATGTATGAGCAGCCGGTCGTTGTAGCCAACGCACTGAAAGAAATGCTTAATACGGACCGCCCTACATTCACCACATTCTATTCCGATGATTTCGGAACTTGGACAACCATTGCATATCCGATCAAAGACAGTAACGGTAAGATTTTCTCATATTTTGCCATTGATGCAGATGCATCAGCCGTACCCGCAGGACTTAACTCCTTGCTAAAAAACGGAATTATCATCCTTGTGGCTTTCTTGCTGTTATTCCTGATTATCCAATACCTTGTGGTTAAAAACACCCTTTCCCCTATCCGTCATTTGATCAAAGGAATTGATGACGTCAGTCGGGGTAATTTGAATGTCAACATTCCGACAGGCAAAGACGATCTGGGACTCGTTAATGAGAAGTTCAACACCATGGTTCGCAAAATCAACGATACTATCGTTAAAGTGCAAATCACATCACAAGAAGTTAATCAGTCTGCCAAAGAGCTATATGAAGTTTCCGAACGCAACAGTGACAATGCAGATTCTATCAATAACAACGTAACTCAAATCACTTCCAACATTCGTTCACAGGAACAGGCAACCCGAGATAGTGCACGTGCCATGTCCGAGATGGCTACTGTAATCCAGACAATTGCCACCAGCTCCGCTAGTGTAGCGGATGAAGCCTATGAAATGGAACGTCGTTCACAACAAGGTAACAGCGTTGTCCGTCAAGTATCCGAACAGATGAACCTGATTACCGAATCGGTTAAGAATACTGCTTCTGCCATTGAGGTTCTGGAGAGTCGTTCACAGGAAATTGGCGATATTCTCAATATTATCTCGGGAATCTCCAGCCAAACAAACTTGCTTGCCCTGAATGCCTCCATTGAAGCAGCACGTGTTGGTGAAGAAGGAAGAGGATTTGCAGTTGTTGCAGGTGAAGTACGCAAACTTGCCGAGCAGTCTGAACAAGCGACCAGCCAGGTTGGCGTATTGATCCAGGAGATTCAAGCTGGAATCAAACAAGCTGTACGTGCTATGGAACAAGGTACGTCAGAAGTAGATACAGGGCTCAGCGTAGCCGATCAAACAGGTCAACTGTTCGAAGACATTTTAGAAGCAGCGAAAAAAGTATCTAATCAGATTCAGGAAGTATCAAGCGCGACGGAAGAAATCTCTGCGGGTACTGAAGAAATGACCGCTACAGCAGAGGACTTGTCTTCAAGCGTAAGCAAGACTGCAAACAGCAGTGAACAAATTTCCTCATCTGTTGATGAGCAAAAAGCATCTTTGATCACACTGGTAGACTCCTCCACACGCCTTAACAGCATGTCCGAGGAACTCCAAGAACTAATCTCTCATTTCAATGTAAGCAAACAATAA
- a CDS encoding MarR family transcriptional regulator: MLNTEDNRELSLQLFVVLVRAYNSVTSRSNRDIQSHGLNTTEFGVLDLLYHKGPQALQKIGEKVLMSSGNITYVVDKLQNKNLLFRRPSKEDRRVIYAELTDEGRELFTQIFPQHHQVIIDALEGLDPSEKVDAIRMLKKLGLAAEGKTDLRS, encoded by the coding sequence ATGCTGAACACGGAGGACAACCGGGAACTGTCTTTACAATTATTCGTGGTTCTTGTTCGGGCCTACAATTCTGTGACCTCACGTTCCAATCGGGACATCCAGAGTCACGGACTGAATACGACAGAATTTGGTGTGCTTGATTTGTTATATCATAAGGGACCGCAGGCATTGCAAAAGATTGGTGAAAAAGTGCTAATGTCCAGTGGTAATATTACGTATGTTGTAGATAAGTTGCAAAATAAAAATCTGCTGTTTCGTCGACCATCCAAGGAAGATCGACGTGTCATTTACGCTGAGTTAACCGATGAAGGAAGAGAATTGTTCACACAGATATTTCCTCAACACCATCAGGTCATCATCGATGCTTTGGAAGGACTTGATCCTTCCGAGAAAGTGGATGCGATTCGGATGTTGAAGAAGCTGGGACTGGCGGCAGAAGGGAAAACTGACTTGCGTTCATAA
- the rpiA gene encoding ribose-5-phosphate isomerase RpiA, whose protein sequence is MNLKQIAAERAAEYVEDGMKVGLGTGSTAYYAICRIGERVRDGLNIQAVATSEASDKLAREWGIPIIPFDQIGRLDLTIDGADEVDPEFNLIKGGGGALLREKIVAANSDKLIIVADGSKAVQKLGKFPLPVEVVPFASEWTFQALEKLGCQPQWRMDGQQRYLTDNGNLIADCHMEAIDHAASLNVQLNMLPGVVDNGLFVDMASTVILAQADGSIEELHRS, encoded by the coding sequence ATGAATCTTAAACAGATAGCAGCAGAGCGTGCGGCGGAATATGTTGAAGATGGAATGAAGGTTGGATTGGGTACAGGTTCAACAGCTTATTATGCCATCTGCCGAATCGGTGAGCGTGTACGTGATGGATTGAACATTCAAGCGGTTGCCACTTCAGAGGCTTCGGACAAGCTTGCCCGTGAATGGGGAATTCCTATCATTCCATTTGACCAGATTGGACGTCTGGATCTGACCATTGATGGCGCTGATGAAGTAGATCCCGAATTTAACCTGATCAAAGGGGGAGGAGGGGCTCTTTTGCGTGAGAAAATCGTGGCGGCCAATAGTGACAAATTGATTATTGTGGCGGATGGCAGCAAAGCCGTGCAAAAGTTGGGTAAATTCCCACTTCCGGTTGAAGTTGTTCCATTTGCTTCGGAGTGGACCTTCCAGGCCCTCGAAAAATTGGGGTGTCAACCACAGTGGCGGATGGATGGACAGCAACGTTATCTGACAGACAACGGAAACCTGATAGCGGATTGTCATATGGAAGCGATTGATCACGCCGCGAGCCTTAATGTTCAATTGAACATGTTACCAGGTGTTGTTGATAACGGACTTTTTGTGGATATGGCGAGCACAGTCATTCTTGCCCAAGCGGACGGCAGTATCGAAGAGCTCCATCGTTCTTAA
- a CDS encoding amino acid adenylation domain-containing protein has translation MIENQPSSSHSMESSLPVLQIPLDFGRRQQSFSYQSAQITLHDSLSRDLKQKFGEQMVYPVLLSAYAALLYRLSAEQELAIGILAPDQAASYLSLQIQGKLTFNQLCHQVSEQLKIEYTLQNGGYPETLFMLNSVQLPQAPQILNWNVRDDDRNMLILDLFYDSSLLKESTVLRYAEYYQTLLLALVRDGEKAIGTVDILSASDRLLYREMNDTSVLEPENQTVHGWFEATAAAYPDSPAITSPSQSYTYRELNERANQVARVLLSNGLQKGEFVSIFMDRSLETIISLLGILKAGGAYVPIDPEHPKERNSYIVEDTASSFVLTTEASFAQATSLFSSIATVRQILSVDGRLAGFAASNPNLDIQPDDLAYIIYTSGSTGKPKGALIAHRGVTNLGSVVQRDCDIQPGDVLTQFATYSFDASVWDTVGALFYGAELYLLSAEERVSVEEFASAIERTGTTIITILPTIFFNQLASYLSDEGFHKLAKVRIITVAGEALYGEQVRAFQRKFGNQIDIVNVYGPTECTVATATHRISEQVPEHVVNIPIGKPIHNYKVYIVNEEQQLCPAGVPGEVYIATPALAKGYLNQPERTKQAFIENPFAIGEKIYKSGDIAKLLDTGLLEYVGRSDSQLKIRGHRIEIGEIEDHFARLDQIQNVAVIPKKESDGQNMLVGYFTSKDGSTLSVSDIKAALTAKLPSYFVPKWICQLDEMPIAPTGKINRKAMVSLPHVERHEDRPDRVLPETETESIILDAWKEILQHDDFGVEDSFFNIGGDSLRVIHVLVILKPHYPQLKIADFFAEKTVRALARRVEELSQSTAEVTHSAVTDDMITQLSEHPVELASQLGYPLIREPEHVLLTGATGYLGSHVLQQLILNSSTRIYTLVRRPSNGITAMERLTNVLEGYFGKQLTDQLSSRVEIIEGDLEQPNLGLSAEQTAYVHERIDRVIHCAADVRHFGDADQFAKTNVEGTVALLDLIRSKPGASFHHVSTMGIPEDLALSGQWESSLQYDRFPADLHVDNLYSDSKLEAEKVLMMAAEEGVPVSIYRAGNLTCHSETGRFQSNIDSNAFYRMIKAMLLLGKAPAADWMVDFTPINYASEAIVHLALRQDTAGRVFHICNPEPIRYDELIRSVNRAGYNVETLPFAEYTRWLFDASISKEPEALQLAIAQLEGDGAKDSAYVYACPVTTAYVEPAGISCAKTDDRFISVMLDYAVQIGYFPAAIRRQYGTSTAME, from the coding sequence GTGATTGAAAACCAACCATCTTCTAGCCATTCCATGGAATCTAGCTTGCCCGTTCTGCAGATTCCACTGGATTTTGGGCGACGTCAACAATCATTCTCTTATCAGTCTGCTCAAATCACATTACATGATTCTCTGAGCCGTGATCTTAAACAGAAGTTTGGAGAACAGATGGTGTACCCGGTACTCCTCTCAGCTTATGCAGCCTTGTTATACCGATTGTCAGCTGAACAGGAACTTGCCATAGGTATACTTGCCCCCGATCAGGCAGCTTCCTATCTTTCTTTACAGATTCAGGGTAAATTGACCTTCAACCAACTATGTCATCAGGTTTCAGAGCAGCTCAAGATTGAATACACGTTGCAAAACGGTGGATACCCTGAAACGTTGTTCATGCTGAATAGCGTACAGTTGCCTCAAGCACCACAAATATTAAATTGGAATGTTCGAGATGATGATCGGAACATGCTCATCCTTGATCTGTTCTATGATAGTTCACTGTTAAAAGAGTCTACCGTGCTGAGATATGCAGAATATTATCAGACTCTTCTACTCGCCCTCGTTCGTGACGGTGAGAAAGCGATCGGTACGGTGGATATTCTTTCCGCCTCAGATCGATTGTTATACCGGGAGATGAATGATACTTCCGTGCTTGAACCAGAGAATCAGACGGTCCATGGCTGGTTCGAAGCAACAGCAGCAGCATATCCGGATTCGCCCGCGATAACATCACCATCCCAAAGTTATACGTACAGAGAATTGAATGAACGAGCGAATCAGGTTGCACGCGTTCTGTTATCCAATGGATTGCAGAAAGGTGAATTCGTCAGTATCTTTATGGATCGAAGTCTGGAGACCATCATCTCCCTGCTGGGTATTCTGAAGGCAGGGGGTGCATATGTTCCAATTGACCCTGAGCATCCAAAAGAACGTAACAGTTATATTGTGGAAGATACGGCGTCTTCATTCGTGCTGACAACGGAAGCCTCTTTTGCACAAGCTACCAGCTTGTTCTCCAGTATAGCTACCGTCCGTCAGATTCTCTCTGTGGATGGTCGTCTAGCCGGATTTGCAGCAAGCAACCCCAATCTGGATATTCAGCCAGATGATCTTGCGTATATTATCTACACGTCAGGGTCGACCGGTAAGCCTAAAGGGGCACTGATTGCCCACCGGGGTGTAACCAACCTTGGCAGTGTGGTTCAACGTGATTGTGACATTCAACCAGGTGATGTATTAACCCAGTTTGCTACATACAGCTTCGATGCATCCGTGTGGGATACCGTTGGCGCCTTGTTCTATGGAGCAGAATTATATCTGTTGTCTGCGGAAGAACGTGTATCTGTTGAAGAATTCGCAAGTGCAATTGAACGGACAGGAACAACGATCATTACGATCCTGCCTACGATTTTCTTCAATCAGCTTGCTTCCTATTTATCCGATGAAGGTTTCCACAAGCTGGCCAAAGTCAGAATCATTACTGTAGCAGGAGAAGCGCTCTATGGTGAACAGGTTCGTGCCTTCCAGCGTAAATTTGGAAACCAGATTGATATTGTTAATGTGTACGGACCTACCGAATGTACAGTAGCCACAGCCACTCACCGCATCAGTGAGCAGGTTCCAGAACATGTGGTGAACATCCCCATTGGTAAACCGATTCATAACTACAAAGTCTACATTGTGAATGAAGAACAACAGCTCTGTCCTGCTGGTGTACCTGGTGAAGTATATATCGCTACCCCTGCACTGGCCAAAGGTTATCTGAATCAGCCAGAACGTACAAAGCAAGCATTCATTGAGAACCCTTTTGCAATAGGTGAAAAAATCTACAAGTCTGGCGATATTGCCAAATTGCTGGATACCGGGTTACTGGAATATGTTGGTCGCAGTGACTCACAGCTAAAAATTCGGGGACACCGCATTGAGATCGGCGAGATTGAAGATCACTTTGCACGGCTTGATCAGATTCAGAACGTTGCGGTCATTCCAAAGAAAGAATCGGATGGACAGAATATGCTGGTTGGGTATTTTACATCAAAAGATGGCAGTACCCTTTCCGTTTCCGACATCAAGGCAGCACTGACCGCGAAACTTCCTTCTTATTTTGTACCAAAGTGGATCTGTCAGTTGGATGAAATGCCGATTGCACCGACTGGAAAAATCAATCGCAAAGCGATGGTCTCCCTGCCTCATGTGGAACGACATGAAGACCGCCCTGACCGGGTTCTGCCGGAGACAGAGACGGAATCCATTATCCTGGATGCATGGAAAGAAATTCTTCAACACGACGACTTCGGTGTCGAAGATAGCTTCTTCAATATCGGTGGTGATTCACTCCGGGTCATTCATGTACTCGTCATTCTGAAGCCACATTACCCGCAGCTGAAAATTGCCGACTTCTTTGCCGAGAAAACAGTCCGTGCTCTTGCTCGTCGCGTGGAAGAACTGTCACAAAGTACAGCAGAAGTAACGCATTCGGCGGTGACGGATGACATGATCACACAATTATCCGAACACCCTGTGGAACTTGCGTCCCAGTTGGGGTATCCGCTCATTCGTGAACCTGAGCATGTGTTACTGACCGGAGCCACCGGTTATCTGGGTTCTCATGTGCTTCAACAGTTAATTCTGAATTCCAGTACACGAATCTACACGCTGGTCCGTCGGCCATCCAATGGAATAACTGCAATGGAACGTTTGACTAACGTGCTGGAAGGATATTTCGGCAAACAACTGACTGATCAACTATCTTCCCGCGTGGAGATTATTGAAGGGGATCTCGAACAACCTAATCTCGGTCTTTCAGCTGAACAAACGGCTTATGTCCATGAACGAATTGATCGTGTCATCCACTGCGCAGCAGACGTACGTCATTTTGGAGATGCCGATCAGTTCGCCAAAACAAACGTGGAAGGAACGGTCGCCTTGCTGGATCTGATTCGTAGCAAACCTGGAGCCTCCTTCCATCATGTATCCACGATGGGCATTCCGGAAGATCTCGCACTCAGCGGACAATGGGAATCCTCCCTGCAATATGATCGGTTCCCGGCTGACTTGCATGTGGACAACCTGTATTCGGACAGCAAGCTTGAAGCCGAGAAAGTACTCATGATGGCGGCCGAGGAAGGTGTACCTGTCAGCATTTATCGTGCAGGTAATCTAACTTGCCACTCGGAAACGGGACGCTTCCAGTCCAATATTGATAGTAATGCCTTCTATCGCATGATCAAAGCCATGTTATTGCTTGGCAAAGCGCCTGCGGCTGACTGGATGGTTGATTTCACACCGATCAACTATGCAAGTGAAGCCATCGTTCATCTGGCCTTACGTCAGGATACAGCCGGCCGTGTGTTCCACATCTGTAACCCGGAGCCGATCCGCTATGATGAGCTGATCCGTTCTGTGAATCGGGCTGGTTACAATGTCGAGACACTTCCTTTTGCCGAGTACACCCGTTGGTTGTTCGATGCCAGCATCAGCAAGGAGCCGGAAGCTCTTCAGTTGGCTATTGCACAGCTTGAAGGCGACGGAGCGAAGGATTCAGCTTATGTCTATGCTTGCCCTGTCACAACGGCTTATGTGGAACCTGCCGGAATCTCATGTGCGAAAACAGATGATCGATTCATCTCCGTCATGTTAGACTACGCTGTTCAGATTGGGTATTTCCCCGCCGCAATTCGGCGCCAGTATGGCACTTCAACAGCAATGGAGTAA